Below is a window of Streptomyces genisteinicus DNA.
CTATCCGCCGGGTGTCCTCACCCTCGGCGACCCGCACCAGCACCTCCACCTCGCGGGGCGTCAGCAGCGTCAGCAGCCGCTGGCCCTCGTCGTCGGGCTGCGCCGCGGGGTTGAGCAGCTCGGCGAAGGCCCCCTGGAGCAGCTGCGGCGCCACCACCGCCTCGCCCGCGCGCACCTTGACCATGGCACGCTCCACGCCCTCGATGCGCTCGTCGTGGCGCACGTAGCCGGACGCGCCGGCGGCGAACGCCGCCGCGATGCCGCGCGGGCTGGGCACCGGCCCGAGGACCACCACCGCGACCTGCGGCCGCTCGCGCTTGATCCGCACCACGGGGTCGAAGGCGCCCGGCGCCGCCGGCGCCTGGGTGCCCAGCAGGCACACCTCGGGCGCGCGCGCGACGACCAGCTCCGCGGCCCCCGCGGCGGGCGCGGCCGCCGCGAGCACCCGGTGCCCGCGCAGTTTCAGTGCCGAGGCGAGCGCCTCGGCGAGCAGTCTGTGGTCGTCGACCACGATGAGCCGCACGCCCATCGAGCAATCCCTCCCCGTCGGAGCCGGCCCCCCTGGCCTCCTGACCACGGCAAGCTACACGCTCGTGCCTCGCCGCGTGCCCAGGTCCCGGCAGAAGGCTCACGGATCACCGAATTAGGCGCCGATCGACGCCGGTTGCCCGGCCGATGGTGTAGGAACCGGCCCGCCGACGGGCGCCCGCCCCGCCCCTCCGGCCGGCGGACCCCCGAAGATACGGCCACCCGCGGCGGCCCCGAAACCGGCGCGCCCGGGGACGGGACCGCTCAGGGACAGACCGCCCGGGGACGGCCGTGGCCCGGACCGCCGGGAGAGGCGGGCCGGGCCACGGGCCGGACAGAAGGACAGGACGGATCAGTCGGCGACGGTGAAGACGATCGCCAGGTACTTCTTGCCGAACTGCGACTCGCTCGCCCGCGGCTTGCTCATCAGGTCCTGCGAGATGAAGAAGCGGCCGGACTGGTAGCGGTACTCGGAGCCGTTCTCGGTGAAGCTGGTCTCCGCGTCCCGCACCGAGCGGTCCGCCGGGTTCTCCAGGAGGACCGTCTGCTCGAACGTGGCGCCGTTGATGCTGACGACCTGCCCGCCCTTGTTGTAGGGGGGCCACTTGTAGACGATCAGGTTGCCGCCGTCCATCCGGAGCGGCAGCGAGTGGTAGCCCGGGCCCGCGTCGGCGCGCTCCGGGGTGCCCTTGCCGGTGGCGAGGTCGAACGCGATGATCTCGTTGGTCCGGCCCAGCTCGCCGCCCGCGTCGTGCTCGGCCGTCGGCAGGTAGAGCTTGTTGTTGCCGACGACGACGAACTGGCAGCCCTCCACGCCGTCGCTGGCGGAGCAGCGCGCCAGGTACTTGTCGCCGGGGGCCGCGATCCGGGCGAGCAGCTTGCCCGTCTTGCCGTCGATCGAGAAGAAGTCGGAGATGCCGAACGTGCCGGTGTCGCCGACGTCCGCCGCGACGACCAGCGGGTCGGTGGACACGACACGCGCGTCCTCGACACCGGCGGGCATCTTGTACGTGGACAGCGGGGTGCCGTTGTCGGCGTTGACCGGCTGGACCATCGCGGTGCGGCTGCCGTAGTCGCCGCAGGTGCGGACGGCCACGAGGGCCTTGCCGCCGGCGTAGCCGATGTCGCGGCAGTTCTCCGCGTCGACCGTCGGCTTCCAGCGGACCTCGCCGGTGTTCAGGTCGAACGCGGCACCGCCGTACAGACCGCCGGCGGCGACCGTTCCGCCGCTGATGGTGACCTGCTCGAACTGCGTCTTGTCGTCACCGCTGGTGTCGCCGGTGACGGACTTGCTCCACAGCAGCTTGCCGGTGGTCAGGTCGAGCACACCGACCTCGGTGCACTTCTCGTAGAACTTGGGCGCGGTCCGCTTCTTGGCCTCGAAGAGGATCGCCGTCTTGTTGTCCTCGGTGACGTGCCGCGAGCCGGCGCAGACCTGGCCGGCCAGCGGGGTCGTCCACAGGGCGTTGCCCTTGGCCACGTCGTAGCCGACGACCGAGTTCACCCCGGGCTTCACGAACGCCTTGTCGGTGACCCAGGAGCCGGGCACCGCGGTCAGGTCCTCGCGGGCGGGCTCCGGGAGCTGGTAGGCCACCTTGGAGCCGGTGTTGGCGCCCGGCTTCTCCTTGCCGGGGCCGTCGGGCGCCGTCTTGGTGTCGCCGTCGCCGTCGCCGCCCTTCCCGCCGCCGCCGGACGCGCCGCCCGAGGTGCCCGCCTCGTCCTTCTTGCCGTCGTCGCCGGACGAGGCGTAGACGATGCCGCCGACGACGATCAGCACGATGGCCACGCACGCCGCGATGATGATCTGCATCTGCGTGCTGATCTTCCGCCCGCCGCCACCGCCGGGCTGCGGCGCCGCCGGCTGCATGGGCTGCGTCGGGTAGCCGTACGGCTGCTGCTGCCCCGGCGCACCCTGCTGCGGGTAGCCGTACTGCGGCTGACCGGCGGGCTGGGTCTGCGGGTAGCCGTACTGCGGCTGGCCCGCGGGCTGCGTCTGCGGGTAGCCGTAGGAACCGCCCTGCGGCGGGGTCTGCGGGTAGCCGGGCGAGCCGCCCTGCGGCGGCGGGGTCGGCGCGCCGAATCCGCCGGCCGGGGGCTCCTGGGGCCCGCCGAACCCGCCCTGCGAGGGCTGGTCCGGCGGCTGGTTCGGGGGCGGTCCCGGCGGCTGGTTCGGCGGGGGCGGCGGCTGCGTCATGGGGTGTCTACCTCGGGGGACGGGGCGGGGAGGGGGTCGGGGGTGATCACTGGCCGAAGCCCATCATGGTCTTCGTCTTCTTCTCCTCCTCGTCGTTGCCGGCGCTCACCCGCCCGCTGGCGATGAAGAAACGGCCGTCGGTGTAGGCCATCTTCGGCGAGTAGAAGGAGCTCTCGATCTGCGAGGTGGACGCGGGGTTCTGCAGCACCGTCGCCGGCGCGCCGCCGGACGGGGCGATCGTCGCGAGCGTGCCGCCCTGGTCGTAGCGGGCGCCCATGTAGACGAGGAGCTTGCCGCCCTCGATGCGCAGCGGCGTCATCTCCCGCTCGGCGGGGGCCTTGGAGCGCCAGGCCGCCTTGCCGGTCGCGAGGCTGAACGCGACGACCTCGTTGGCGTTGCCGTATCCGGTGTCCGTGGACATGTAGAAGTTCTGGGCGTCGGCCGCGACGCCGGTGCAGCCCTCGAGGTTCTGGCCGAAGACCACGAACGCGCCGCCGCAGCGGGGGGCGAACTTGTCCTTGCCGCCGTCGATCGTCGCGCGGAGCTTGCCCGCGTCGGTCAGCGCGATGATCGACCACTTCTTCGGCTCGCGCTGCGTGAGGGAGACGACCAGCGGGCTCGACGAGTAGACCTTGTCGATCTCCCAGCCCTCGGGGGTGTTGTACGACCACTTCACCTTGCCGGTGGCCGGGTCGAGCTCCTGGAGCTGATGCTTGGGCTTGTCGTAGTCGCTGGTCGGGCAGGACGCCCCGGCCAGCAGCTTCGGCCCGCCGGCGAAGGCGAACGGCTTGCAGCCCTCGGTGGGGCCGGTGAACAGCTGCTTGCCGTCGGCGAGGGAGAAGCCGTAGGAGCTGCCCGTGCCGCCCACCGCGAGGGTGTCGCCGCTGATGGAGAGGGTGTAGTCGGCCAGCGACGCGAAGGCTCCGGTGGGCTTGGGGATGGACTTCTTCCAGCCCGCCTTGCCGGTCTTGAGGTCGACCATCTGGAGGTCGTTGCACTTGGCCTTCTCGGTGAGGCCGTCCTCGATGCCGAAGACGATCCGGCCGTCGGCGGAGGCGTTCACCGGGGCCGAGCACACCTTGGTGCTGACCGGGACGCTCCACTTCTTGCTGCCGTCGGACGTCGAGTACCCGGCGATCTCCCGGTGCATGGCCTTGACCACGGTGTCGCCCACGGTCCACAGGCCGAAGACCTCGGCGCCGTTGCGCGGCAGGTCGACGTCGTTGGTGTTGAGGAAGAGGACCTTCGACTCGCCGTCCTTGCGGCCCGCGTTGAGGTCCTCGGCGCCCTCGCCGCCGCCGTCGCCCTTGCCGTCGCCCTGGTCCACGCTCGGTGAACCGGTCGGCTTCGGGGCCTCGCTGGACTTGCTCACCGTCGGCTTGTCGTCCTTGTCGTCACCGCTGAGCACGACGTACGTGCCGCCGCCGACGACGAGCAGCGCCGCGACCGCCCCGGCCACGATGACGCCCGGCTTGCCCTTGAGGAAACCGCCCGGGCCGCCGCCGGAGGGCGGGGTGGGGGCGCCCGGGTACTGGGGCTGCGTCGGGTAGTTGGTGTACCCCGGCTGCTGCCCGTACGGGCCGGGCTGCTGCGCGTACGGCCCCGGCTGCTGCGCGTACGGACCGGGCTGCTGGCCGTACGGGCCGGGCTGGCCCTGCTGCGGGTAGCCGTAGCCGGGCGCGCCCGCCGGCGGCGTGGGCGGTGCCGGCGGCATCTGGGGCGGCTGGGCGGGCGGCTGCGGGACGCCCTGCGGGTCCTGGGGTGCTCCGAAGCCCGGCGGCGGCTGTGTCATGGCGTACTACCTCGTGTGTGGTCGGATGGGGTGAGGAGTCGTGGTGTCCGGTCGGACCGGACCGCGTTCATCCGCCGGCAGGCGGTGGTGTGCGGAGCCCGTGGACCCCGGCGCCGCGCGGTACGCCGCGGCGCGGCGGTGCGGGGAGGAACCGGCGGAGTCCGCACGGGGACGAGGCAGGGGGCCGAGGCGCACGGGCCCCGGCGCGGCAGGCGGCGCGGGGCGGGCCGGCCACGAGGCGGCGGGCACCCGGCGCGGGCGCCGCAGACACGGGCGGGGTCGGGGCCGAGGTCGGCCGTGACCGAACAGGCAGCTGGTGCATCGGCGCCTCCCCCCGTATCCCCTGTCCGCCGCGCCCGGCGCGGTTGCCCCAGGGAACTCCCCCGACGGCCCCCGTGCACCCGTCGTTCCGGCGTCCGCGGCACGGGCGCGGTGCGTCGCGGATTCGGCCGGACCGTTCCCTCGGGTCCGCCGACTTTCGGCCGACCGGGGCAGGGCGCGTTTTCTTTCTACCATTCATGCGCGAGGCAGAACGGGTCCGGTCCTCCGCTGTTCCCAAGGGAGGACCGGGCCGTGATGCGGTTGTTACGCGCTTTCCACGGCTTCCTCACCGATGGCGCGCACGGCCGGAACTACGCGTCCTCTGCCAGCTCCAGCCACCGCATTTCCAACTCTTCGCGTTCGCCGACGAGTTCGCGGAGCTGCGCATCCAGTTTCGCCACTTTCTCGAAATCCGTGGCGTTATCGGCGATTTGCGTGTGGAGTGTGGACTCCTTACCGGCGATCTTGTCGAGCTGCCGCTCGATCCGCTGCAATTCCTTCTTCGCCGCACGGGCGTCGGCCGCCGGCTTCTCCTTCGCTCCGGCGGACGCGGCGGGCGCCGGGGCGGGCGCGGCGGCCTCCACCATGCGCGCCCGGCGCTCCAGGTACTCGTCGATGCCCCGCGGCAGCATCCGCAGCGCGCCGTCGCCGAGCAGCGCGAACGTCCGGTCCGTCGTGCGCTCGATGAAGAACCGGTCGTGGGAGATCACGATCATGGAGCCGGGCCAGCCGTCGAGCAGGTCCTCCAGCTGGGTCAGGGTCTCGATGTCGAGGTCGTTGGTCGGCTCGTCGAGGAAGAGCACGTTCGGCTCGTCCATCAGCAGCCGCAGCAGCTGGAGCCTGCGCCGCTCACCACCGGAGAGGTCGCCGACCGGCGTCCACTGCTTCTCCTTGCCGAAGCCGAACTGCTCGCACAGCTGCCCGGCGGTCATCTCCCGGCCCTTGCCGAGGTCGACCCGGTCGCGCACCTGCTGCACGGCCTCCAGCACCCGCAGGGCCGGCGGCAGTTCCGTCACGTCCTGCGACAGGTAGGCCAGGCGCACCGTCTTGCCGACCACGACGCGGCCGGCCACCGGCTGCCGCTCCCCGTCGCTGTCGGACGCGTCGGCGAGCGCGCGCAGCAGCGAGGTCTTGCCGGCGCCGTTGACGCCGACCAGGCCGATCCGGTCGCCCGGCCCGAGCTGCCAGGTCACGTGCTGCAACAGCACCTTGGGGCCGGCCTGGACGGTCACGTCCTCCAGGTCGAGGACGGTCTTGCCGAGCCGGGCGGAGGCGAACTTCATCAGCTCGGACGTGTCACGCGGCGGCGGCACGTCGGCGATCAGCTCGTTCGCCGCCTCGATGCGGTAGCGGGGCTTCGACGTGCGGGCGGGAGCGCCGCGCCGCAGCCAGGCGAGCTCCTTGCGCATCAGGTTCTGCCGCTTGGACTCCTCCGTCGCGGCGATGCGCTCGCGCTCGGCGCGGGCGAAGACGTAGTCGCTGTAGCCGCCCTCGTACTCGTACACGTCGCCGCGCTGCACGTCCCACATGCGGGTGCAGACCTGGTCGAGGAACCAGCGGTCGTGGGTGACGCAGACCAGCGCCGAGCGGCGGTTGCGCAGGTGCTGCGCCAGCCAGGAGATGCCTTCCACGTCGAGGTGGTTGGTCGGCTCGTCGAGGACGATCAGGTCCTGCTCGGCGATGAGCAGCTTGGCCAGCGCGATGCGGCGGCGCTCACCGCCGGACAGCGGGCCGATCACCGTGTCGAGGCCCTGCGGGAACTGGGACAGGTCCAGCCCGTCGAACAGCCCGGTCAGCACGTCGCGGATCTTGGCGTCGCCCGCCCACTCGTGGTCGGCGAGGTCGCCGATGACCTCGTGCCGGATGGTGGCCGCGGGGTCGAGCGAGTCGTGCTGCGTGAGCACGCCGAGCCGCAGTCCGCCGCTCTGGGTGACCCGGCCGGTGTCCGGCTCCTCCAGCTTGGCCAGCATGCGGATCAGGGTGGTCTTGCCGTCGCCGTTGCGGCCGACGACGCCGATCCTGTCCCCCTCGGACACGCCGAGGGAGACGGAGTCCAGCAGGGCACGGGTGCCGTACACCTTGCTGACCGCCTCGACATTGACCAGGTTGACGGCCATTACTCTCCTGCCCGGGGGAACGATCGACGTCCCAGCCTACTTGTCAGGCGGGGCCGCCCCGTCCGGGCATGGCGGCGAGCGGCCGCCGCCCCCGGCCCGCCCGCTCCACCAGCAGCCATCCGCCCAGCGCCATGACGACGGCGGCGGGCGCGCTGACGTGCACCGCGATCAGCAGCGCCGTCCTGCCCTCCAGCAGCCCGCCGAAGCCGACCATGGACAGCCCGAGGACACCGAACAGGCAGAGGGTGATCCCGACGGCCGCGATCGGGCCGGTGCCCGGCGCCGGGGCCGCGGCCGCGCCGCCCGGCCGTTCGAACCGGCGGAAGACGGCGACCAGCAGCGCGGTCACCGCCGCCGCCGCCGCGATCCGCACCGGTGTCTGCGCCCACCAGGCCGCGGACGCGGGCTCCGGCAGCGTGAACCCGGCCGCGATCATCGCCCCGTACACGCCGAGCATGGCCGTCAGATGCCACAGGAAGGCCGTCATGGCGATCCCGTTGGCGGCGACCACCGCCCGCCAGACCCCGGCCCTCGCCACCAGCCGGCCGCCGGGCCGCCTGAGCAGCTCGACCGCGCCGACGAGCCACAGGCCGTGGCAGAGCAGCGCCAGCGTCGGCGGGGCCATGTTGGAGACCTTCTCCCCCGGCATGCCGACCATGGACAGCGGGTACGGCCCGAAGGCGACGAGCGCCGCCGCCGCGGCGAGCCCGGCCCCCGCGAGCAGCGAGGGCATCCGGATGCGGCCGTCGGCCCGCAGGAAGCCCAGCTGGTGGACGGCGAGCCAGACGAACGCGAAGTTCAGGAACTCCACGAACGGCACCCCGCACGCGAACCGCAGCACGTCCACGAGGACCGCGCCCCCGGCGAGCACGCCGAACGCGCCCCACCCCCAGCGCTCGTGCAGGCGCAGCAGCGCCGGGGTGAACGCCACCATCGCGAGGTAGATCCCGATGAACCACAGCGGCTGCGTCACCAGCCGCAGCGCCACCCCGGTCATCCCGCCGCCCCCGCCGAGCAGTTGCACGACGAGCGCGAGCGCCCCCCAGACCAGCACGAACGCCATCGTCGGCTGCAGCAGCCGCTGCAACCGCCCCCGCAGGAACGCCGAGTACACGGCCCGCTCCGGATGACGGCGCCCGAGCGACCGGTAGGACAGGGCGTGCGAGAACCCGCCCACGAAGAAGAACACCGGCATCACCTGGAACACCCAGGTGAGCAGCTGCAGCTCGGGCACGACCGCCAGCAGGTTGCCGACCCCGTCGCCGGTCACGGCCGCCATCAGCCAGTGCCCCGCGACGACGGTCGCCAGCGAGGCGACCCGCAGCAGGTCGACGTACCGGTCACGGTTCTCGGGGGTGCGCTCGGCGAGCGCCCGCACAGTCGATGCCATGCCCGCCACCCTGCCGCCCGCGGCCCGCCGCGGTCAGGGCGCTGCTACTCACCCGCACCTGAGTACGTCCCGGGGCACACCGGCGGACGACCATGCCGGCCCGGGGAACCCCGCCCCGCGGAACTCCAGCCCCGCCGGCGCTTGAGGCGCGGGGTCCGGCCCCACCGGCGCTGGGGCGCGGGGCCCGGGGGAAACCCAGCCCCGCCGGCGCTTGAGGCGCGGGGCCCGGGGCGGAGCCCCGGAAAACGGGGTCCGGGGCGGAGCCCCGGTTACGGGAAGGGGCGGGGTGGGGAAAGGCCCGCCGCAGGCGCACCACCCCCACCCACCGCCCCCTACCCCCCGGAAACCACCCGCGCCCCCGCCGCCGGCCCCGCCGCCACCCGCGCGGCCCGGCACGTCCCCGACGCGACCAGCGCCTCGGCCACCCCCCGCGCCGCCTCCGCGTCCTTCACCAGGAACGCGGTCGTCGGCCCGGACCCGGAGACGAGCGCGGCGAGCGCCCCCGCCGCCGTCCCCGCGTCGAGCGTCGCGCCCAGCGCGGGCCGCAGCGAGAGCGCCGCGGGCTGGAGGTCGTTGACGAGCGCGCCGGCCAGCGCCACCGTGTCACCGGTGCGCAGTGCGTCGAGCAGGGCGGGCGAGGCGGCGGGCTCCGGGACGGCCACGCCCTCGGTGAGCCGGTCGAACTCGCCGAACACGACCGGCGTCGACAGCCCTCCGTCGGCCATCGCGAAGACCCAGTGGAACGTCCCGCCCACCTCCAGCTCCGTGAGGTGCTCCCCGCGCCCGGTGCCGAGGGCCGCCCCGCCGACCAGGCTGAAGGGGACGTCCGACCCCAGCTCCGCGCAGATCGCGAGGAGTTCGGCGCGCGAGGAGCCGAGCCCCCACAGCGCGTCGCAGGCGAGCAGCGCGCCCGCACCGTCGGCCGAGCCGCCGGCCATGCCTCCGGCGACGGGGATGTCCTTGGCGATGTGGATGTGCACGTCGGGCGCGATGCCGTGGCGTGCGGCGAGGAGTTCGGCGGCGCGGGCGGCGAGGTTGGTGCGGTCCAGGGGCACCTGGCCGGCGTCCGGTCCGTCGCAGGTGACGGTGAGCGAGCCGGCCCGCTCCACGGTCACCTCGTCGTACAGCCCGACCGCGAGGAAGACGTTGGCGAGGTCGTGGTAGCCGTCGGGGCGGACGCCGCCCACCGCCAGCTGCACGTTGACCTTGGCCGGTACCCGTACCGTGACGCTCACTGCCGTGCCTCCGCGATCCTCGCGAACTGTTCCACCGTCAGGGACTCGCCGCGCGCCTGCGGCGACACACCGGCCGCGACGAGCGCGGCCTCCGCGGCCGCCGGTGACCC
It encodes the following:
- a CDS encoding helix-turn-helix transcriptional regulator produces the protein MGVRLIVVDDHRLLAEALASALKLRGHRVLAAAAPAAGAAELVVARAPEVCLLGTQAPAAPGAFDPVVRIKRERPQVAVVVLGPVPSPRGIAAAFAAGASGYVRHDERIEGVERAMVKVRAGEAVVAPQLLQGAFAELLNPAAQPDDEGQRLLTLLTPREVEVLVRVAEGEDTRRIAAGMGIASSTARTHVQRVLMKLGVGSRLEAAALAARTGLLDRAALGTPPGRP
- a CDS encoding PQQ-binding-like beta-propeller repeat protein — its product is MTQPPPPPNQPPGPPPNQPPDQPSQGGFGGPQEPPAGGFGAPTPPPQGGSPGYPQTPPQGGSYGYPQTQPAGQPQYGYPQTQPAGQPQYGYPQQGAPGQQQPYGYPTQPMQPAAPQPGGGGGRKISTQMQIIIAACVAIVLIVVGGIVYASSGDDGKKDEAGTSGGASGGGGKGGDGDGDTKTAPDGPGKEKPGANTGSKVAYQLPEPAREDLTAVPGSWVTDKAFVKPGVNSVVGYDVAKGNALWTTPLAGQVCAGSRHVTEDNKTAILFEAKKRTAPKFYEKCTEVGVLDLTTGKLLWSKSVTGDTSGDDKTQFEQVTISGGTVAAGGLYGGAAFDLNTGEVRWKPTVDAENCRDIGYAGGKALVAVRTCGDYGSRTAMVQPVNADNGTPLSTYKMPAGVEDARVVSTDPLVVAADVGDTGTFGISDFFSIDGKTGKLLARIAAPGDKYLARCSASDGVEGCQFVVVGNNKLYLPTAEHDAGGELGRTNEIIAFDLATGKGTPERADAGPGYHSLPLRMDGGNLIVYKWPPYNKGGQVVSINGATFEQTVLLENPADRSVRDAETSFTENGSEYRYQSGRFFISQDLMSKPRASESQFGKKYLAIVFTVAD
- a CDS encoding PQQ-binding-like beta-propeller repeat protein, producing the protein MTQPPPGFGAPQDPQGVPQPPAQPPQMPPAPPTPPAGAPGYGYPQQGQPGPYGQQPGPYAQQPGPYAQQPGPYGQQPGYTNYPTQPQYPGAPTPPSGGGPGGFLKGKPGVIVAGAVAALLVVGGGTYVVLSGDDKDDKPTVSKSSEAPKPTGSPSVDQGDGKGDGGGEGAEDLNAGRKDGESKVLFLNTNDVDLPRNGAEVFGLWTVGDTVVKAMHREIAGYSTSDGSKKWSVPVSTKVCSAPVNASADGRIVFGIEDGLTEKAKCNDLQMVDLKTGKAGWKKSIPKPTGAFASLADYTLSISGDTLAVGGTGSSYGFSLADGKQLFTGPTEGCKPFAFAGGPKLLAGASCPTSDYDKPKHQLQELDPATGKVKWSYNTPEGWEIDKVYSSSPLVVSLTQREPKKWSIIALTDAGKLRATIDGGKDKFAPRCGGAFVVFGQNLEGCTGVAADAQNFYMSTDTGYGNANEVVAFSLATGKAAWRSKAPAEREMTPLRIEGGKLLVYMGARYDQGGTLATIAPSGGAPATVLQNPASTSQIESSFYSPKMAYTDGRFFIASGRVSAGNDEEEKKTKTMMGFGQ
- a CDS encoding ABC-F family ATP-binding cassette domain-containing protein, whose translation is MAVNLVNVEAVSKVYGTRALLDSVSLGVSEGDRIGVVGRNGDGKTTLIRMLAKLEEPDTGRVTQSGGLRLGVLTQHDSLDPAATIRHEVIGDLADHEWAGDAKIRDVLTGLFDGLDLSQFPQGLDTVIGPLSGGERRRIALAKLLIAEQDLIVLDEPTNHLDVEGISWLAQHLRNRRSALVCVTHDRWFLDQVCTRMWDVQRGDVYEYEGGYSDYVFARAERERIAATEESKRQNLMRKELAWLRRGAPARTSKPRYRIEAANELIADVPPPRDTSELMKFASARLGKTVLDLEDVTVQAGPKVLLQHVTWQLGPGDRIGLVGVNGAGKTSLLRALADASDSDGERQPVAGRVVVGKTVRLAYLSQDVTELPPALRVLEAVQQVRDRVDLGKGREMTAGQLCEQFGFGKEKQWTPVGDLSGGERRRLQLLRLLMDEPNVLFLDEPTNDLDIETLTQLEDLLDGWPGSMIVISHDRFFIERTTDRTFALLGDGALRMLPRGIDEYLERRARMVEAAAPAPAPAASAGAKEKPAADARAAKKELQRIERQLDKIAGKESTLHTQIADNATDFEKVAKLDAQLRELVGEREELEMRWLELAEDA
- a CDS encoding acyltransferase family protein, with product MASTVRALAERTPENRDRYVDLLRVASLATVVAGHWLMAAVTGDGVGNLLAVVPELQLLTWVFQVMPVFFFVGGFSHALSYRSLGRRHPERAVYSAFLRGRLQRLLQPTMAFVLVWGALALVVQLLGGGGGMTGVALRLVTQPLWFIGIYLAMVAFTPALLRLHERWGWGAFGVLAGGAVLVDVLRFACGVPFVEFLNFAFVWLAVHQLGFLRADGRIRMPSLLAGAGLAAAAALVAFGPYPLSMVGMPGEKVSNMAPPTLALLCHGLWLVGAVELLRRPGGRLVARAGVWRAVVAANGIAMTAFLWHLTAMLGVYGAMIAAGFTLPEPASAAWWAQTPVRIAAAAAVTALLVAVFRRFERPGGAAAAPAPGTGPIAAVGITLCLFGVLGLSMVGFGGLLEGRTALLIAVHVSAPAAVVMALGGWLLVERAGRGRRPLAAMPGRGGPA
- a CDS encoding 4-(cytidine 5'-diphospho)-2-C-methyl-D-erythritol kinase, which codes for MSVTVRVPAKVNVQLAVGGVRPDGYHDLANVFLAVGLYDEVTVERAGSLTVTCDGPDAGQVPLDRTNLAARAAELLAARHGIAPDVHIHIAKDIPVAGGMAGGSADGAGALLACDALWGLGSSRAELLAICAELGSDVPFSLVGGAALGTGRGEHLTELEVGGTFHWVFAMADGGLSTPVVFGEFDRLTEGVAVPEPAASPALLDALRTGDTVALAGALVNDLQPAALSLRPALGATLDAGTAAGALAALVSGSGPTTAFLVKDAEAARGVAEALVASGTCRAARVAAGPAAGARVVSGG